A genomic region of Streptococcus suis contains the following coding sequences:
- a CDS encoding glycosyltransferase family 2 protein, whose protein sequence is MTWLSIFLTISRFLFLTYLVLYASFLLLSVVTGGIHLHERYRKRRRKLEEREGNYPPISILVPAYNEEVTIISTIESLLKLDYPVYEIIVLDDGSKDQTAQLVREYFQMKDSQRKIDYKLSCRPYHRISEQEFGSVCLTLIEKENGGKGDVLNLGINAAKHEYFLCIDADSMLQRNSLKNLVRPMQKWENVISVGGVVQVSQGVRITDGEVSHYQLPWSVLPCLQAIEYDCSFLGSRILLDYLQSNLIISGAFGLFYKEYVIAVGGYDRQTLGEDMELVMKLHYFCRNNNIPYRICYETSAICWSQAPSSIGDLCKQRRRWFLGLYQCLKKYRKMLSRVRFGAVGYFSYAYYMLFEFLAPFIETFGCFVILLSLIYHQLNISFFISLFFLYSAFCSLITFASFLQRVYSQDLFIGPMDLCKAFLATLFRYFFLHWVLNIVRLTSFIGYKKRKREWGEIKRVKQFV, encoded by the coding sequence ATGACTTGGTTAAGCATTTTTTTAACAATTTCACGCTTCTTATTTTTGACTTACTTGGTGTTGTACGCAAGCTTTTTGTTGCTTTCTGTAGTGACAGGAGGTATTCATCTCCATGAGCGCTATAGAAAGCGACGGAGGAAGCTAGAGGAGCGTGAGGGCAATTATCCACCAATATCTATATTGGTCCCAGCTTACAACGAGGAAGTTACCATTATTTCCACCATAGAATCCTTATTGAAATTGGACTATCCTGTCTATGAAATCATTGTATTAGATGACGGTTCTAAAGATCAAACAGCACAGCTGGTTCGCGAGTATTTTCAGATGAAGGACAGTCAACGAAAAATTGACTACAAGCTTTCTTGTCGTCCTTATCACAGAATCTCAGAACAAGAGTTTGGTTCTGTTTGTCTGACATTGATTGAAAAAGAAAATGGAGGCAAAGGGGATGTTCTTAACCTCGGTATCAACGCAGCCAAGCACGAATATTTTTTGTGTATCGACGCAGATTCGATGTTACAAAGAAACTCTCTGAAAAACCTCGTCCGTCCCATGCAGAAATGGGAGAATGTCATATCTGTTGGTGGAGTCGTCCAAGTTTCACAAGGGGTACGAATAACTGACGGAGAGGTCAGCCATTACCAGTTGCCGTGGTCGGTGCTCCCATGTTTACAAGCTATCGAATATGACTGTTCTTTTTTAGGGAGTAGAATTTTATTGGACTATTTGCAATCCAATCTCATCATATCAGGTGCCTTTGGGTTATTTTACAAGGAGTATGTCATAGCAGTTGGGGGTTATGATAGGCAGACACTGGGAGAAGATATGGAGCTAGTCATGAAATTGCACTATTTCTGTAGAAATAACAATATTCCTTATCGAATCTGCTATGAAACCAGCGCCATTTGTTGGAGTCAAGCACCGAGCTCTATCGGTGATTTATGCAAACAACGCCGTCGCTGGTTCTTGGGGCTCTATCAATGTCTAAAAAAATACCGAAAAATGCTATCGCGAGTTCGTTTTGGGGCGGTGGGATATTTTTCCTATGCTTACTATATGCTATTTGAATTTTTAGCTCCGTTTATAGAGACTTTCGGTTGTTTCGTGATTCTACTTTCATTGATTTATCATCAACTAAACATCTCATTTTTCATATCGCTCTTTTTCCTCTATAGTGCTTTTTGCTCACTAATCACCTTTGCATCATTTTTGCAACGCGTCTACTCGCAAGATTTATTTATTGGACCTATGGATTTGTGCAAAGCCTTCCTAGCAACCTTGTTCAGATACTTTTTCTTGCATTGGGTATTGAATATTGTCCGTCTGACAAGTTTTATTGGATATAAAAAGAGAAAGCGTGAATGGGGAGAGATCAAACGAGTGAAACAATTCGTTTAA
- a CDS encoding metal ABC transporter solute-binding protein, Zn/Mn family, producing the protein MLKKVIRGCFVALFGFVLAACSAQKEASQVQPGMKIVTSFYPIYSLVKEVSGSKNDVRMIGSRQGIHSYEPSAADIKAIYDADVFIYHSRILESWAGRLEPNLQGSSVKVLEASTNLPLTKVPGLEDMEAGQGIDEASLYDPHTWLDPVLVSQEAVAIGELLAESDPKNADYYRQNAATLEEKAQKLADKYSPIFSKATSKTFVTQHTAFSYTAQRFGLKQLGIAGVSEEEPSPRQLAEIKEFVDTYSVQTIFTEKGASDKLAKALASSTGVDLKVLDPLEADPENNLTYLENLEQVLETLAQELK; encoded by the coding sequence ATGTTAAAGAAAGTGATAAGGGGCTGTTTTGTTGCCTTATTCGGTTTTGTTTTAGCAGCTTGCTCGGCTCAGAAGGAAGCGAGTCAAGTGCAGCCAGGAATGAAAATAGTCACCTCATTTTACCCAATTTATTCACTGGTTAAGGAAGTGTCTGGGAGCAAAAATGATGTTCGAATGATTGGCTCAAGACAGGGCATACACTCTTATGAACCATCGGCTGCGGACATAAAGGCCATATACGATGCAGATGTTTTTATCTATCATTCGCGAATTTTGGAATCCTGGGCAGGACGTTTGGAACCCAATTTGCAAGGTTCATCTGTCAAGGTTTTGGAGGCTTCGACTAATTTACCGCTGACAAAGGTTCCAGGGTTAGAAGACATGGAAGCTGGTCAAGGGATTGATGAAGCTAGTTTATATGACCCCCACACATGGCTGGATCCAGTTTTGGTTAGTCAGGAAGCTGTTGCGATCGGTGAACTTTTAGCAGAAAGTGATCCTAAGAATGCGGATTATTATCGTCAAAATGCCGCAACCTTGGAGGAAAAGGCGCAAAAGTTGGCAGACAAGTATAGCCCAATCTTTTCAAAAGCCACTTCAAAAACATTTGTCACTCAACACACAGCCTTCTCTTACACTGCGCAACGCTTCGGGTTGAAGCAGTTGGGAATCGCAGGAGTTTCAGAGGAGGAACCAAGCCCTAGACAGTTGGCAGAAATTAAAGAATTTGTTGACACCTACAGTGTGCAAACAATTTTTACAGAAAAAGGTGCCTCGGATAAGCTTGCCAAGGCATTGGCGAGTTCGACAGGTGTGGATTTAAAAGTGTTGGATCCTCTTGAAGCAGATCCAGAAAATAATTTAACCTATCTAGAAAATCTAGAGCAAGTCTTAGAAACATTAGCTCAAGAGTTAAAATAA
- a CDS encoding pneumococcal-type histidine triad protein, which yields MKKKAVVGSVAALVLGMSLCSYQLGRFQAMEEQKNRVSYIEDSQSVQTTVAEQLTPDQVSAKENIDAEQIVVKITDQGYVTSHGDHFHYYNGKVPFDAIFSEELVMKDPNYVLQDSHIINEVQDGYVIKVDGKYYLYLKDPSKRKNVRSKEEVERQKGISSADSKNQAAGNSKDGRYRTDDGYVFNPTDVIEDTGDGFIVPHGDHFHFIPKKDLSAAELKAAQDYWNQKGSASSASGSQYGDRNNRAQQTTISAGQGQDLASLLAQLDATPLSQRHVEADGLVFDPRTITKKTAAGVIVPHGDHYHFIPYSQMSPLEEKISRMIGVNGAGVSPGAQASHSQHTPTQPNRPVTPIGTVTTQPVSPTQPVLPTQPKQSTGKVVSYMGRQIPAYGKGLDGKAYFTSDGYIFSKSSITSVDDQGLIASHGDHFHYVGFGELEDFEIKQVEEWVNEKAGKQVPPKTSEQVGNDAKPTTPSQGNDSTPVKPIQEENRPAFEYKQVTAKRKLAGKVVYEMEVGGKTYTYGRDELDLMKISFAELTLAEKDKQYIFDIAPLAEGDLTPAMLVGMDQIPMKGANATYDTGQSFIIPHIDHIHVLPYTWLSKEQIATIRYIMQHPEIRPSAWTTSGHGDGEATDLVPPILNATPKANRLGLKNWQIIHTAEEVMDARAKGKFATNDGYIFSAEDVLDPASFVFSQAFSLPRATGGSLRSISKKDLSKEELEAVQTLLDKRDAEELAKNVTPIEKRAGLKNWQIVHSAEELAEAKAAGKYTTKDGYIFDPADLLDPKVKIGTDNYRIPRVITDGYRRINKSDLNYLSELIPAEAMVAQREKSNSSSPSTPAPTETGTSAGETTTPEQPQVAKETAEEIYNRVEAKKVVPFEALTYNAGYATEVRNGTLVIPHQDHYHYVSFKWFDQGSARSPEGYSLEDFLATVKYYMTNPQERPVSDDGWGVITPSTPSESTEETETEESDEEIISEETEEIDEFTEELKRRAEEFGMDFKTFEQSLVTLSDRYKVSFEAFEYDATSKVVRLVDKDGVKRTISLPSLEEQV from the coding sequence ATGAAGAAAAAAGCAGTTGTTGGCTCCGTAGCTGCCCTTGTTTTAGGGATGAGTCTCTGTAGCTATCAGCTTGGACGTTTCCAAGCGATGGAAGAACAAAAAAATCGTGTGTCCTATATTGAAGATAGTCAAAGTGTACAAACTACCGTTGCTGAACAATTAACGCCTGATCAAGTTTCTGCCAAGGAAAATATTGACGCTGAGCAGATAGTCGTTAAAATTACTGATCAAGGCTATGTGACATCACACGGCGACCATTTCCACTACTATAATGGTAAAGTCCCTTTTGATGCGATTTTTAGTGAAGAGTTGGTCATGAAGGACCCAAACTATGTTTTACAAGATAGTCACATTATCAATGAAGTCCAGGATGGCTACGTCATAAAAGTCGATGGGAAATACTATCTCTATCTAAAAGACCCTAGCAAACGCAAAAATGTTCGTAGCAAAGAAGAAGTGGAGCGGCAAAAAGGAATCTCTTCTGCTGACAGTAAGAATCAGGCAGCAGGAAATAGTAAAGACGGCCGCTACAGAACAGACGATGGCTATGTCTTTAATCCGACAGATGTTATTGAAGACACGGGAGATGGTTTTATCGTTCCACACGGCGACCATTTCCACTTTATTCCTAAAAAAGATTTATCAGCTGCCGAATTGAAGGCTGCACAAGATTACTGGAATCAAAAAGGAAGTGCGAGCTCGGCTAGTGGTAGTCAATATGGCGATAGAAACAATAGAGCACAACAGACAACAATTAGTGCGGGGCAAGGTCAGGATTTGGCTAGTTTATTGGCTCAATTGGATGCAACGCCGCTATCTCAACGCCATGTAGAAGCAGATGGATTGGTATTTGACCCAAGAACGATTACGAAGAAAACCGCAGCAGGTGTCATCGTTCCACACGGCGACCATTACCACTTTATCCCATACAGCCAGATGTCTCCTCTAGAAGAGAAGATTTCTCGAATGATCGGTGTAAATGGAGCAGGTGTTTCTCCTGGTGCACAAGCAAGTCACTCCCAACACACACCGACACAACCAAATCGTCCAGTAACACCAATCGGCACGGTTACAACGCAACCGGTATCGCCTACACAACCAGTATTACCAACACAACCGAAGCAGTCAACAGGGAAAGTAGTTTCCTATATGGGACGTCAAATTCCTGCTTATGGAAAAGGGTTAGATGGTAAGGCATATTTTACAAGTGATGGATACATCTTTAGCAAATCCTCTATTACCTCAGTTGATGATCAAGGGTTGATAGCTAGTCATGGAGATCATTTCCATTATGTTGGTTTTGGCGAACTCGAAGATTTTGAAATCAAGCAAGTAGAGGAGTGGGTTAATGAGAAGGCAGGCAAACAAGTGCCACCGAAAACATCTGAACAAGTAGGAAACGATGCTAAACCCACAACACCAAGTCAAGGGAATGATTCAACACCTGTAAAACCAATTCAAGAAGAAAACCGCCCTGCATTTGAATACAAACAAGTAACGGCTAAACGTAAATTGGCTGGAAAAGTTGTTTATGAAATGGAAGTAGGTGGAAAAACGTATACGTATGGTCGTGACGAACTAGATTTGATGAAAATCTCTTTTGCTGAGTTGACCTTGGCAGAAAAAGATAAGCAGTATATCTTTGATATTGCACCGCTTGCAGAAGGAGATCTTACGCCAGCCATGTTGGTCGGTATGGATCAAATTCCGATGAAGGGAGCGAATGCGACCTATGATACTGGACAATCCTTTATTATTCCACACATTGATCACATCCACGTCCTACCTTACACATGGTTGAGTAAGGAACAAATTGCAACGATCCGCTATATCATGCAACATCCTGAAATTCGTCCATCTGCTTGGACTACAAGTGGACATGGTGATGGAGAAGCAACGGATCTTGTTCCCCCAATTCTAAATGCAACACCTAAAGCAAACCGCTTAGGCTTGAAAAATTGGCAAATCATTCACACCGCAGAAGAAGTCATGGATGCACGTGCAAAAGGGAAATTTGCAACAAATGATGGCTATATCTTCTCGGCGGAAGACGTACTAGATCCAGCAAGTTTTGTCTTTAGTCAAGCGTTCAGTCTACCAAGAGCGACAGGTGGTTCTCTGCGTTCAATTTCCAAGAAAGATTTATCTAAAGAAGAATTGGAAGCTGTACAAACTCTTCTTGATAAAAGAGACGCTGAAGAATTGGCGAAAAATGTCACACCAATTGAGAAACGTGCAGGTTTGAAAAATTGGCAAATTGTTCACTCGGCAGAAGAATTGGCAGAAGCTAAGGCAGCAGGAAAATATACAACAAAAGACGGCTATATTTTTGACCCGGCAGACCTATTAGATCCAAAAGTGAAAATAGGTACGGATAACTATCGCATCCCACGTGTGATTACAGATGGTTACCGTCGGATTAACAAGAGTGATTTGAATTACTTAAGCGAGCTGATCCCAGCAGAGGCTATGGTAGCTCAACGTGAGAAATCTAATTCTAGTTCACCGTCAACACCTGCACCAACTGAAACAGGGACAAGTGCAGGCGAGACAACAACGCCAGAACAGCCACAAGTTGCCAAAGAAACAGCAGAGGAAATTTACAACCGAGTTGAAGCGAAGAAAGTCGTTCCTTTCGAAGCACTGACCTACAATGCTGGCTATGCGACCGAAGTACGCAACGGGACTCTAGTGATTCCGCATCAAGATCACTATCACTATGTATCCTTTAAATGGTTTGACCAAGGCAGTGCAAGAAGTCCTGAAGGGTATAGTCTAGAAGATTTCCTAGCAACGGTTAAATACTACATGACTAATCCACAAGAACGCCCTGTTTCAGACGATGGCTGGGGAGTAATTACACCAAGTACACCATCTGAATCAACAGAAGAAACAGAGACGGAAGAAAGTGATGAAGAAATTATTTCTGAAGAAACTGAGGAAATTGACGAGTTTACAGAAGAATTAAAACGAAGAGCAGAAGAGTTTGGCATGGACTTCAAAACCTTTGAACAAAGTCTGGTCACACTCTCAGACCGTTACAAAGTTTCTTTTGAAGCTTTCGAATATGATGCAACAAGCAAAGTTGTTCGACTTGTAGATAAGGATGGGGTCAAACGGACCATTTCCCTTCCAAGTTTAGAAGAACAAGTATAG
- the rpoE gene encoding DNA-directed RNA polymerase subunit delta: MELNVFAGQEKSELSMIEVARAILEERGRDNEMYFNDLVNEIQNYLEKSNSEIRAALPTFYSDLNVDGSFIPLGENKWGLRSWYAIDEIDEEVITLEEDDEDAPKRKKKRVNAFMDGDEDAIDYGHDDPEDEDNYPGSASSEYDDENPDDEKDEVESYDSEINEIIPDDELDEEDVDLGEDDDEYSDEEVVDE, from the coding sequence TTGGAACTTAACGTATTTGCAGGACAAGAAAAAAGCGAACTTTCCATGATTGAAGTAGCCCGTGCTATTTTGGAAGAACGTGGACGTGACAACGAAATGTATTTCAACGACTTGGTCAATGAAATTCAAAACTACCTTGAAAAATCAAACAGCGAGATTCGCGCAGCCCTCCCAACCTTCTATTCTGATTTGAATGTGGATGGAAGCTTCATTCCACTTGGCGAAAACAAATGGGGCTTACGTTCTTGGTACGCAATCGATGAGATTGACGAAGAAGTGATCACTCTTGAAGAAGATGATGAAGATGCACCAAAACGCAAGAAGAAACGTGTCAATGCCTTCATGGACGGTGATGAGGATGCGATTGACTACGGACATGACGATCCAGAGGATGAGGACAACTATCCGGGTAGTGCATCATCAGAATACGATGATGAAAATCCAGATGACGAAAAAGATGAAGTTGAGTCCTATGATTCAGAAATCAACGAAATTATCCCAGATGACGAATTGGATGAAGAGGATGTTGATTTAGGTGAAGATGACGACGAGTATTCAGATGAAGAGGTCGTCGACGAATAA
- a CDS encoding CTP synthase, which produces MTKYIFVTGGVVSSIGKGIVAASLGRLLKNRGLKVTIQKFDPYINIDPGTMSPYQHGEVFVTDDGAETDLDLGHYERFIDINLNKYSNVTTGKIYSEVLRKERKGEYLGATVQVIPHITDALKDKIKRAARTTDADVIITEVGGTVGDIESLPFLEALRQMKADVGSDNVMYIHTTLLPYLKAAGEMKTKPTQHSVKELRGLGIQPNMLVIRTEQPAGQGIKNKLAQFCDVAPEAVIESLDVEHLYQIPLNMQAQNMDQIVCDHLKLDVPPADMTEWTAMVDKVLNLQKKVKIALVGKYVELQDAYISVVEALKHSGYANDAAIELDWVNANDLTAENVAERLGQAQGIIVPGGFGQRGTEGKIQAIRYARENDVPMLGVCLGMQLTCVEFARHVLGLDGANSFELDPETKYPIIDIMRDQIGVEDLGGTLRLGLYPSKLKRGSKAAAAYDNQEVVQRRHRHRYEFNNEFREQFEKAGFVFSGVSPDNRLVEIVEIPENKFFVACQYHPELQSRPNRPEGLYTAFVSAAIENEK; this is translated from the coding sequence ATGACAAAGTATATTTTTGTAACAGGTGGTGTTGTTTCCTCTATCGGCAAAGGGATTGTAGCAGCCAGTCTAGGTCGTTTATTGAAGAACCGAGGTCTCAAGGTAACAATCCAAAAATTTGATCCATACATCAACATTGACCCGGGAACAATGAGTCCGTATCAACACGGTGAAGTTTTTGTGACGGATGACGGTGCAGAAACCGACTTGGACCTTGGGCACTATGAGCGTTTCATCGATATTAACCTGAACAAATATTCAAATGTTACAACAGGTAAAATTTATAGCGAAGTCCTCCGTAAAGAGCGTAAAGGGGAATATTTAGGGGCGACAGTTCAAGTTATTCCGCACATTACAGATGCTTTGAAAGACAAAATCAAGCGTGCAGCTCGTACTACAGATGCAGATGTCATCATCACGGAAGTGGGTGGTACAGTAGGTGATATTGAAAGCTTGCCATTCCTTGAAGCGCTTCGTCAGATGAAGGCAGATGTCGGTTCAGACAATGTTATGTATATCCATACAACACTCTTGCCTTATCTCAAAGCAGCAGGCGAAATGAAAACCAAGCCAACACAACATTCTGTAAAAGAGTTGCGTGGTCTAGGTATTCAGCCAAACATGTTGGTAATTCGGACAGAGCAGCCTGCTGGACAAGGAATTAAAAATAAACTGGCACAATTCTGTGATGTCGCTCCAGAAGCAGTTATTGAGTCCTTGGATGTCGAACATCTTTACCAAATCCCATTAAATATGCAAGCGCAGAACATGGATCAAATTGTTTGCGATCACTTGAAACTCGACGTACCTCCAGCAGATATGACAGAGTGGACAGCAATGGTAGATAAGGTTCTTAATCTCCAGAAAAAAGTAAAAATCGCTTTAGTTGGTAAGTATGTAGAATTACAAGATGCCTATATTTCTGTAGTTGAAGCTCTAAAACACTCAGGATATGCAAATGATGCTGCTATCGAATTGGATTGGGTCAATGCAAATGATTTGACAGCAGAAAACGTAGCTGAACGTCTAGGACAAGCACAAGGAATTATCGTTCCTGGTGGCTTTGGACAACGTGGTACCGAAGGGAAAATACAAGCCATTCGTTATGCTCGTGAGAATGACGTGCCAATGCTAGGGGTCTGCTTGGGAATGCAGCTGACCTGTGTAGAATTTGCTCGTCACGTTCTCGGTTTAGATGGTGCTAACAGCTTTGAATTAGACCCAGAAACCAAATATCCAATTATTGACATCATGCGTGATCAAATTGGAGTAGAAGATTTAGGAGGAACTCTCCGTTTAGGTCTTTATCCAAGCAAGCTCAAACGTGGCTCCAAGGCTGCAGCTGCTTATGATAATCAAGAAGTTGTACAACGTCGCCATCGTCATCGTTATGAGTTTAACAATGAATTCCGTGAACAATTTGAAAAAGCAGGTTTTGTTTTCTCAGGCGTGTCACCAGACAACCGTTTGGTAGAAATTGTTGAAATTCCAGAAAATAAATTCTTCGTTGCCTGCCAATATCATCCAGAACTACAATCTCGTCCTAATCGCCCTGAAGGTTTGTATACAGCCTTTGTTTCAGCAGCTATAGAGAATGAAAAATAA
- a CDS encoding class II fructose-bisphosphate aldolase: MPLVSAEKFVQAARDNGYAVGGFNTNNLEWTQAILRAAEAKQAPVLIQTSMGAAKYMGGYKVARNLIANLIESMNITVPVAIHLDHGHYEDALECIEVGYTSIMFDGSHLPVEENLAKAKEVVELAHAKGISVEAEVGTIGGEEDGIVGTGELAPIEDAVAMVATGIDFLAAGIGNIHGPYPANWEGLDLDHLRKLTEAVPGFPIVLHGGSGIPDAQIQEAIKLGVAKVNVNTECQIAFANATRKFAAAYEANEAEYDKKKLFDPRKFLADGVKAIQASVEERIDVFGSANKA, from the coding sequence ATGCCATTAGTTTCAGCAGAAAAATTTGTCCAAGCAGCGCGTGACAACGGTTATGCAGTTGGTGGATTTAACACAAACAACCTTGAGTGGACTCAAGCTATCTTGCGTGCAGCAGAAGCAAAACAAGCTCCAGTTCTTATCCAAACTTCTATGGGTGCGGCTAAGTACATGGGTGGTTACAAAGTAGCTCGTAACTTGATTGCAAACTTGATTGAATCAATGAACATTACAGTTCCAGTTGCTATTCACCTTGACCACGGTCACTACGAAGATGCACTTGAGTGTATCGAAGTTGGTTACACTTCTATCATGTTTGACGGTTCACACCTTCCAGTAGAAGAAAACCTTGCAAAAGCAAAAGAAGTTGTAGAATTGGCGCACGCTAAAGGTATCTCAGTTGAAGCTGAAGTTGGTACTATCGGTGGTGAAGAAGATGGTATCGTAGGTACTGGTGAATTGGCTCCAATTGAAGACGCAGTAGCAATGGTTGCAACTGGTATTGACTTCTTGGCAGCAGGTATCGGTAACATCCACGGTCCATACCCAGCAAACTGGGAAGGTCTTGACCTTGACCACTTGCGTAAATTGACTGAAGCTGTACCAGGTTTCCCAATCGTATTGCACGGTGGTTCAGGTATTCCAGATGCACAAATCCAAGAAGCAATCAAATTGGGTGTTGCTAAAGTTAACGTAAACACTGAGTGCCAAATCGCATTTGCAAACGCAACTCGTAAGTTTGCAGCAGCTTATGAAGCAAATGAAGCAGAATACGATAAGAAAAAACTCTTTGACCCACGTAAATTCTTGGCAGACGGCGTGAAAGCTATCCAAGCATCTGTTGAAGAGCGTATCGACGTATTCGGTTCAGCGAACAAAGCTTAA
- the rpmB gene encoding 50S ribosomal protein L28: MAKVCYFTGRKTVSGNNRSHAMNQTKRAVKPNLQKVTVLIDGKPKKVWASARALKSGKVERV, encoded by the coding sequence ATGGCTAAAGTATGTTATTTCACTGGTCGTAAGACTGTATCAGGTAACAACCGTTCACACGCTATGAACCAAACTAAACGCGCAGTTAAACCAAACCTTCAAAAAGTAACTGTTTTGATTGATGGTAAACCTAAAAAAGTTTGGGCTTCAGCACGTGCACTAAAATCAGGCAAAGTTGAACGCGTATAA
- the recG gene encoding ATP-dependent DNA helicase RecG → MKRLCDELSVLPGIGPKSAEKFLKINIQNINDLLTYYPFRYEDFESKSIYDLQDGEKAVVVGEVVSPANVQYYGYKRNRLRFSMKQGEVVLAVSFFNQPYLADKIVLGQDIAVWGKWDKAKASLTGMKVLAQVSDELQPVYHVAQGISQVNLVKAIKTAIDQGYLHLLEENLPSVLRERYRLMNRREAVFAMHFPTNLEEYRQALRRMKFEELFYFQLQLQMLKANNRDISNGLKIAYDADRLAMQIRQLPFVLTDAQSGALAEILSDMKSYGHMNRLLQGDVGSGKTVVAGLAMFAAVTAGMQAAMMVPTEILAEQHFESLRQLFPELSIALLTGGMKVAERRAALEAISSGQVDIIVGTHALIQESVTYHKLGLVVTDEQHRFGVKQRRLFREKGDNPDVLMMTATPIPRTLAITAFGDMDVSIINQLPAGRKPIITRWVKHQQLPTVLDWLERELEVGAQVYFISPLIEESEALDLKNAVDLQSDLQAHFGEQVTVDLLHGKMKNDEKDAIMQAFKERKTNILVSTTVIEVGVNVPNATVMVIMDADRFGLSQLHQLRGRVGRGHKQSYAVLVANPKTESGKERMKIMTETTDGFILAEADLKMRGSGEIFGTRQSGLPEFQVANIIEDYPILEEARRVASQIVSVENWQEDPNWSILLANLKDGEELD, encoded by the coding sequence ATGAAAAGATTATGTGATGAATTATCGGTTTTGCCAGGGATTGGTCCAAAATCGGCTGAAAAATTTTTAAAAATTAACATTCAGAATATTAATGATCTGTTAACTTACTATCCATTTAGATATGAAGATTTTGAGAGTAAGTCTATTTATGATTTGCAGGATGGTGAGAAGGCAGTGGTAGTTGGGGAGGTGGTATCTCCAGCTAATGTACAGTATTATGGTTACAAAAGAAATAGACTCCGTTTTTCAATGAAACAGGGTGAGGTTGTCTTAGCAGTTTCGTTTTTTAATCAGCCTTATTTAGCAGATAAGATTGTTTTGGGGCAGGATATTGCAGTTTGGGGAAAGTGGGATAAGGCTAAGGCAAGTTTGACAGGAATGAAAGTTTTGGCTCAAGTATCAGATGAGCTACAGCCTGTCTATCATGTGGCGCAGGGGATTTCGCAAGTAAATTTGGTTAAGGCTATTAAAACAGCTATTGATCAGGGATATTTGCATTTATTAGAGGAGAATTTACCATCAGTTTTACGAGAGCGCTATCGGTTAATGAATCGCCGAGAGGCGGTTTTTGCGATGCATTTTCCGACAAATTTAGAAGAGTATAGACAAGCTTTGCGACGTATGAAGTTTGAGGAATTATTTTATTTTCAATTACAGTTGCAAATGCTTAAAGCCAACAATCGTGATATTTCGAATGGTTTGAAGATTGCTTATGATGCTGATAGATTGGCTATGCAGATAAGACAATTGCCGTTTGTCTTAACGGATGCTCAGTCTGGGGCTTTGGCTGAAATACTATCAGATATGAAGTCCTATGGGCACATGAATCGTTTGCTACAAGGGGATGTTGGTTCAGGGAAGACAGTAGTTGCTGGATTGGCTATGTTTGCTGCTGTGACTGCGGGGATGCAGGCTGCAATGATGGTCCCGACAGAAATTTTGGCGGAGCAACACTTTGAGAGTTTGCGCCAGCTTTTTCCAGAACTTTCTATTGCTCTTTTGACAGGGGGAATGAAGGTTGCGGAGCGTCGTGCTGCTTTAGAGGCGATTTCTAGTGGTCAGGTAGACATCATTGTAGGAACTCATGCTCTTATCCAGGAAAGTGTGACGTACCATAAGCTTGGTTTGGTTGTGACGGATGAGCAACATCGTTTTGGTGTTAAACAGCGCCGTCTGTTTCGTGAGAAGGGTGATAATCCGGATGTGCTTATGATGACTGCTACACCTATTCCTCGGACGTTAGCTATTACAGCTTTTGGAGATATGGATGTATCGATTATTAATCAGTTACCTGCTGGTCGGAAGCCAATTATCACTCGCTGGGTCAAACATCAACAGCTGCCCACGGTCTTAGATTGGCTGGAGCGGGAGTTAGAAGTGGGTGCCCAGGTTTATTTTATCTCTCCGCTGATTGAAGAATCTGAGGCTCTAGATTTAAAGAATGCTGTAGATCTGCAATCTGATTTACAGGCGCATTTTGGAGAGCAAGTTACAGTGGATTTGTTACACGGTAAGATGAAAAATGACGAGAAAGATGCCATCATGCAGGCTTTTAAGGAGCGAAAAACGAATATTTTGGTTTCTACCACTGTTATTGAAGTCGGAGTCAATGTGCCCAATGCAACGGTGATGGTTATTATGGATGCAGATCGTTTTGGTTTAAGCCAATTACATCAGTTGAGAGGGCGTGTAGGACGTGGTCATAAGCAGTCTTATGCAGTGTTAGTTGCTAATCCTAAAACAGAGTCTGGTAAGGAACGCATGAAAATTATGACAGAGACGACAGATGGTTTTATTTTGGCTGAAGCTGACTTGAAAATGCGTGGGTCTGGAGAAATATTTGGAACTCGTCAATCAGGTTTGCCAGAATTTCAGGTTGCAAATATTATTGAGGACTATCCAATTTTAGAGGAAGCAAGACGAGTTGCTAGTCAGATTGTTAGTGTGGAAAATTGGCAGGAGGACCCTAATTGGTCGATTTTACTTGCTAATTTGAAAGATGGAGAGGAATTGGATTAG